A part of Fundulus heteroclitus isolate FHET01 chromosome 23, MU-UCD_Fhet_4.1, whole genome shotgun sequence genomic DNA contains:
- the LOC118557518 gene encoding signal-regulatory protein beta-2-like: MTLLWLILLLLHQGYTLVPVTIVQLGETATIKCSLESDEKTSDELHWYKQTTGNSLKIIVKLLENEKPSFGSEFLASRLNVTYKGRFSNLTIWKTTQEDEGIYHCALINWNKNTWRGTYLLIKGNNVGTSNYRVVQSSTVSDSLHPVEYVTLQCSVLSDIESKTCSGDLSVFWFRSNTPDTDIIYIDGNKTEKYQKTIDQTRSVFNFTKKISSSDAGTYYCAVATCGEILFGNGTNLGIHGLSWSPEPIKVIYSLSAVLVISLIGMAVLMSSINGIKCGHCQESGKVQGNCGQNRQQRDEDRAMYSVAIFTMMKIDNKKPAERKMMFAAVKAFGL; the protein is encoded by the exons ATGACTCTGTTATGGCTCATACTGCTTCTCCTGCACCAAGGAT ATACGTTGGTTCCAGTGACAATCGTTCAGCTTGGAGAAACTGCAACTATAAAATGTTCCTTAGAAAGTGATGAAAAGACCAGTGATGAACTCCACTGGTATAAACAAACTACAGGAAATTCGCTGAAAATAATTGTGAAGCTATTAGAAAATGAAAAGCCTAGTTTTGGATCTGAATTTTTGGCCTCAAGATTAAACGTCACATACAAAGGGAGGTTTAGCAATCTGACCATTTGGAAGACGACTCAAGAAGATGAAGGCATATATCACTGTGCTCTCATTAACTGGAACAAGAACACTTGGCGAGGGACCTATTTGCTTATAAAAG GAAACAACGTGGGAACATCAAACTACAGAGTAGTTCAGAGCTCCACGGTATCAGATTCCCTCCATCCAGTGGAATATGTCACTCTACAGTGTTCGGTCCTCTCAGACATTGAGAGCAAGACGTGTTCAGGTGATCTCAGTGTCTTCTGGTTCAGATCAAATACGCCTGACACAGATATCATCTACATTGATGGAAACAAAACGGAAAAATATCAGAAGACAATTGATCAGACCAGAAGTGTATTTAACTTCACTAAGAAGATCAGCTCCTCTGATGCTGGGACATATTATTGTGCTGTGGCCACATGTGGAGAGATTCTATTTGGAAATGGAACTAACCTGGGAATTCATG GGTTATCCTGGTCACCGGAGCCCATCAAAGTTATTTATTCACTTTCTGCAGTCTTAGTCATAAGTCTGATTGGTATGGCTGTCCTCATGAGCTCCATCAATGGGATCAAATGTGGACATTGTCaag agtCTGGTAAGGTGCAGGGAAACTGTGGTCAGAACAGGCAACAG AGGGATGAAGACAGAGCAATGTATTCTGTTGCCATCTTCACCATGATGAAAATTGACAACAAGAAACCAGCAGAGAGAAAGATGATGTTTGCTGCAGTTAAAGCCTTTGGCCTTTAA